A single region of the Thioalkalivibrio nitratireducens DSM 14787 genome encodes:
- a CDS encoding NADH-quinone oxidoreductase subunit J, giving the protein MTFELFLFYVFGAILLGSALALISVRNPVHAALFLVLCFVTAAAIWLMAEAEFLAIVLVLVYVGAVMVLFLFVVMMLDINLARLRAGFTEYLPAGLVVAAAMATVLTLVITRFITMDPPERAGPDYANTLELGRILYTDYVYAFEIAAAILLVAIIAAIALAMRRRPDTKYVDPAGQVRVRRADRVRLVSMRSEPRRSGAEHDESEHGRNNEGA; this is encoded by the coding sequence ATGACCTTTGAACTGTTTCTTTTCTACGTGTTCGGCGCGATCCTGCTCGGCTCCGCGCTGGCTTTGATCAGCGTGCGCAACCCGGTGCACGCGGCGCTGTTCCTGGTGCTGTGCTTCGTGACCGCCGCAGCGATCTGGCTAATGGCCGAGGCCGAGTTCCTGGCGATCGTGCTGGTGCTCGTCTACGTCGGCGCGGTGATGGTGCTGTTCCTGTTCGTGGTGATGATGCTGGACATCAACCTTGCCCGGCTGCGCGCGGGCTTCACCGAGTACCTGCCGGCCGGGTTGGTCGTGGCCGCGGCAATGGCGACGGTGCTGACGCTGGTGATCACCCGGTTCATCACCATGGACCCGCCGGAGCGTGCCGGGCCGGACTACGCGAACACGCTCGAGCTGGGGCGGATCCTGTACACCGATTACGTCTACGCGTTCGAGATCGCGGCGGCGATCCTGTTGGTCGCGATCATCGCGGCGATCGCGCTGGCCATGCGCCGCCGCCCGGACACGAAATACGTCGATCCGGCCGGGCAGGTCCGCGTGCGCAGGGCCGACCGGGTGCGTCTGGTCTCGATGCGCTCCGAGCCGAGGAGGTCGGGTGCCGAGCACGACGAGAGCGAACACGGCAGGAACAACGAGGGCGCCTAG
- the nuoN gene encoding NADH-quinone oxidoreductase subunit NuoN: MNFEIPAFLPAVPEMFVLGMACLILVLDAFLPDSRRDITYGLVQATLAGAAVLTLWLAGPEAQLTFNGTFVADPMSDVLKLAMYIVTFFVFLYARPYLQERDIYKGEFYVLGLFGVLGMMVMISAHNFLTLYLGLELLALSSYALVAFWRDSSRASEAAMKYFVLGALASGLLLYGLSMIYGMTGSLDIAAVAAELRTADAGMNVPLVFGLVFVVVAVAFKLGAVPFHMWVPDVYDGAPTAVTLFIATAPKIAGFALLMRLLVEGLGPLHGDWGDMLIVLAVLSLAVGNVIAIAQTSLKRMFAYSTIAHVGFLFMGILAGTESGYASAMFYIIVYALTAAGGFGMIILLSGRGYEADRLDDFKGLAKRHPWFAFMMLLLLFSMAGVPPTVGFFAKLAVIQAAIGAGHVWLGVYAVIFSIIGAFYYLRVVKLMFFDDPVGEREPVNRGGVFATAISVNGLAVLLLGVFPGLLFGLTHYAVGGSLL, encoded by the coding sequence ATGAATTTCGAGATTCCTGCCTTTCTGCCCGCGGTGCCCGAGATGTTCGTGCTGGGCATGGCCTGCCTGATCCTGGTGCTGGACGCCTTCCTGCCGGATTCCCGCCGCGACATCACCTACGGCCTGGTGCAGGCGACGCTGGCCGGTGCGGCGGTCCTGACGCTCTGGCTCGCGGGTCCCGAGGCGCAGCTCACGTTCAACGGCACCTTCGTCGCCGACCCGATGAGCGACGTGCTGAAGCTCGCGATGTACATCGTGACCTTCTTCGTGTTCCTGTATGCGCGCCCGTACCTGCAGGAGCGCGACATCTACAAAGGCGAGTTCTACGTGCTCGGACTGTTCGGCGTGCTCGGCATGATGGTGATGATCTCGGCGCACAACTTCCTGACCCTGTACCTCGGGCTGGAGTTGCTGGCCCTGTCGTCGTACGCGCTGGTCGCGTTCTGGCGCGATTCGTCGCGGGCTTCCGAGGCCGCGATGAAGTACTTCGTGCTCGGCGCGCTGGCGTCGGGCCTGCTGCTCTACGGCCTGTCGATGATCTACGGCATGACCGGCAGCCTGGATATCGCCGCGGTCGCCGCGGAACTGCGCACGGCGGACGCGGGCATGAACGTGCCGCTGGTGTTCGGGCTGGTGTTCGTGGTCGTCGCGGTCGCGTTCAAGCTGGGTGCGGTGCCGTTCCACATGTGGGTCCCCGACGTCTACGACGGTGCGCCCACCGCGGTCACGCTGTTCATCGCGACCGCACCGAAGATCGCCGGCTTCGCACTGCTGATGCGCCTGTTGGTAGAGGGGCTGGGGCCGCTGCACGGCGACTGGGGCGATATGCTGATCGTGCTCGCGGTGCTGTCGCTCGCGGTCGGCAACGTGATCGCGATCGCCCAGACCAGCCTGAAGCGCATGTTCGCGTACTCGACGATCGCGCATGTCGGCTTCCTGTTCATGGGTATCCTCGCAGGTACCGAGAGCGGCTACGCCTCGGCGATGTTCTACATCATCGTCTACGCGCTGACCGCGGCCGGAGGCTTCGGGATGATCATCCTGCTCTCCGGCCGTGGCTACGAGGCCGACCGGCTCGACGACTTCAAGGGCCTGGCGAAGCGCCATCCCTGGTTCGCGTTCATGATGCTGCTGCTGCTGTTCTCGATGGCCGGTGTGCCGCCGACCGTCGGCTTCTTCGCGAAGTTGGCGGTGATCCAGGCCGCGATCGGCGCGGGCCACGTCTGGCTCGGCGTCTACGCGGTGATCTTCTCGATCATCGGCGCGTTCTACTATCTGCGCGTGGTCAAATTGATGTTCTTCGACGACCCGGTCGGGGAACGCGAGCCGGTCAACCGGGGCGGCGTGTTCGCGACTGCCATCAGCGTGAACGGCCTTGCGGTGCTGCTGCTGGGCGTCTTCCCCGGGCTGCTGTTCGGATTGACCCACTACGCGGTCGGCGGCAGCCTTCTGTAG
- a CDS encoding NADH-quinone oxidoreductase subunit M, which produces MIADWPILSLLIWLPILGGFLTLVAGRDAPAVALRIGFSVALATFAASLVLWFGFERGTAEMQFQEFTAWIPAFNVHYHLGVDGISMPLILLTTLTTVLVTIAAWESVKDRVAYYLAAFLIMQGLMIGMFSALDAVLFYVFFEAMLIPMFLVIGIWGGPRRVYATIKFFLYTFLGSVFMLIALIYMYFQADGSFAILDFHQLPLAMTAQILIFLAFFAAFAVKIPMFPVHTWLPDAHVEAPTGGSVILAAIMLKIGGYGFLRFSLPITPDASAVLDVLVITLSLIAIVYIGLVALVQSDMKKLIAYSSIAHMGFATLGFFIAFMIFRNTGDWTGASLGIAGGMVQMVSHGFISAAMFLAVGVLYDRLHSRNIGDYGGVVNTMPWFASFFVLFAMANTGLPGTSGFVGEFMVILAAFRADFWLAFLAATTLILAAAYTLWLVKRVIFGEVANDNVAKLKDLTPREFLVMGVLAFFVLLLGIWPAPLLEVMNATIDQLVTHIAQSKLPAL; this is translated from the coding sequence ATGATTGCTGACTGGCCCATCCTGAGTCTGCTGATCTGGCTGCCGATCCTGGGCGGCTTCCTGACGCTGGTCGCCGGCCGCGACGCGCCGGCGGTCGCGCTGCGCATCGGCTTCTCGGTGGCGCTTGCGACCTTCGCCGCGAGCCTGGTGCTCTGGTTCGGATTCGAGCGCGGCACGGCAGAGATGCAGTTCCAGGAGTTCACGGCCTGGATCCCGGCGTTCAACGTGCACTACCATCTGGGCGTCGACGGCATCTCGATGCCGCTGATCCTGCTGACGACGCTGACCACGGTGCTGGTGACGATCGCCGCCTGGGAATCGGTGAAGGACCGGGTCGCGTATTACCTTGCGGCATTCCTGATCATGCAGGGGCTGATGATCGGGATGTTCTCGGCGCTGGACGCGGTGCTCTTCTACGTGTTCTTCGAGGCGATGCTGATCCCGATGTTCCTGGTCATCGGCATCTGGGGCGGGCCGCGCCGCGTGTACGCGACGATCAAGTTTTTCCTGTACACCTTCCTCGGCTCGGTGTTCATGCTGATCGCGCTGATCTACATGTACTTCCAGGCCGACGGCAGCTTCGCGATTCTCGATTTTCACCAGCTGCCGCTGGCGATGACGGCGCAGATCCTGATCTTCCTCGCATTCTTCGCGGCGTTCGCAGTAAAGATCCCGATGTTCCCGGTGCATACCTGGCTGCCGGATGCCCACGTCGAGGCGCCGACCGGCGGTTCGGTGATCCTGGCCGCGATCATGCTGAAGATCGGCGGCTACGGTTTCTTGCGCTTCAGCCTGCCGATCACCCCGGACGCTTCCGCGGTGCTCGACGTGCTGGTGATCACGCTGTCGCTGATCGCGATCGTCTATATCGGGCTGGTCGCGCTGGTGCAAAGCGACATGAAGAAACTGATCGCGTATTCGTCGATCGCGCACATGGGCTTCGCGACGCTCGGTTTCTTCATCGCGTTCATGATTTTCCGCAACACCGGCGACTGGACCGGCGCCTCGCTCGGTATCGCCGGCGGCATGGTGCAGATGGTCTCGCACGGTTTCATCTCCGCGGCGATGTTCCTCGCGGTCGGGGTGCTCTACGACCGGCTGCACAGCCGCAACATCGGCGATTACGGCGGCGTGGTGAACACCATGCCCTGGTTCGCGAGCTTCTTCGTGCTGTTCGCGATGGCCAATACCGGGCTGCCGGGCACCTCGGGATTCGTCGGCGAGTTCATGGTGATCCTGGCCGCGTTCCGCGCCGATTTCTGGCTCGCGTTCCTGGCTGCGACCACGCTGATCCTGGCCGCCGCCTACACACTCTGGCTGGTGAAGCGCGTGATCTTCGGCGAGGTCGCGAACGACAACGTCGCGAAGCTCAAGGATCTGACCCCGCGCGAGTTCCTGGTGATGGGGGTGCTGGCTTTCTTCGTGCTGCTGCTCGGGATCTGGCCGGCGCCGTTGCTCGAGGTGATGAATGCGACCATCGACCAGCTCGTGACTCACATCGCCCAGTCGAAGCTGCCGGCACTCTGA
- the rimP gene encoding ribosome maturation factor RimP produces the protein MDKAQELWVMLAPSVQALGFELWGVEYQSGSTPALLRLYIDHPDGITVDDCGAVSDQVGAVLDVEEPIRGEYTLEVSSPGIERPLFTLGQYRRYIGSDVKVRLAWPEHGRRNYRGRLLSVSDSGIEVEVDGVAYALPLGAIARARLLPPIEPSR, from the coding sequence TTGGACAAGGCACAGGAACTCTGGGTGATGCTTGCGCCGTCGGTGCAGGCGCTGGGATTCGAGCTGTGGGGTGTGGAGTACCAGTCGGGGTCCACCCCCGCGCTGCTGCGCCTGTACATCGACCACCCGGACGGGATCACCGTGGACGACTGCGGTGCGGTCAGCGACCAGGTGGGTGCGGTCCTCGACGTCGAGGAGCCCATCCGTGGTGAATACACGCTGGAGGTTTCGAGCCCCGGCATTGAACGCCCGCTGTTCACGCTCGGGCAGTATCGCCGCTACATCGGGAGCGACGTGAAAGTGCGACTGGCCTGGCCGGAGCATGGCCGTCGCAATTACCGCGGCCGACTGCTGTCAGTGTCCGACAGCGGGATCGAGGTGGAGGTGGATGGCGTTGCGTATGCGCTGCCCCTCGGTGCGATTGCCCGTGCCCGTTTGTTGCCGCCGATCGAACCGAGTCGTTGA
- the nuoL gene encoding NADH-quinone oxidoreductase subunit L: MDTVYLIIVLAPLLGAILAGLFGRQIGRVGAHSVTILGVAVSFVLSAVVFYAHVFGGTPVYNETVYTWMVSDGLHFEIGFLVDNLTAMMMLVVTFVSLMVHIYTIGYMADDPGYQRFFAYISLFTFSMLMLVMANNFLQLFFGWEAVGLVSYLLIGFWYKRPTAIYANLKAFIVNRVGDFGFLIGIAALVFYAGSLNYTEVFAEAEGMRDATITLWPGMTFGLLDVALIFLFIGAMGKSAQVPLHVWLPDSMEGPTPISALIHAATMVTAGIFMVARMSPLYEFSVAALSFILVIGAITAFFMGLIGLVQNDIKRVVAYSTLSQLGYMTVALGASAYAAGLFHLMTHAFFKALLFLAAGSVIIAMHHLQDMRAMGGLRRHMPITYVTALIGSLALIGFPFFSGFFSKDAIIEAVGYSEIPGATFAYWMVLFGVFVTALYTFRMFFLVFHGEERYDQAHKYMPDHGDDHADDHHHDHGPLKPKESPWVVTVPLILLAIPSVVAGYFIGPMLFGDFFAGSLFVLEEHDVLGMKGESYTGVLAFVLHGLMLPAFWLAIAGLVTAWYLYMKRPDLPGVIADRMRLAVRILEEKYYADRFNDRVFAGGTRRLGHWLWRYGDALVIDGVLVNGTARSVGWIAARVRAVQTGFLYHYAFVMIIGLLVLIFAFVI, from the coding sequence ATGGATACGGTTTACCTGATCATCGTTCTCGCGCCGCTGCTGGGCGCGATCCTCGCGGGCCTGTTCGGTCGGCAGATCGGCCGCGTCGGCGCGCACAGCGTGACCATCCTCGGGGTCGCGGTCTCGTTCGTGCTGTCGGCGGTGGTGTTCTACGCCCACGTGTTCGGGGGCACCCCCGTCTACAACGAGACCGTCTACACCTGGATGGTCAGCGACGGTCTGCACTTCGAGATCGGCTTCCTGGTCGACAACCTGACCGCGATGATGATGCTGGTCGTCACCTTCGTGTCGCTGATGGTGCACATCTACACCATCGGCTACATGGCCGACGATCCCGGCTACCAGCGCTTCTTCGCGTACATCTCGCTGTTCACCTTCTCGATGCTGATGCTGGTGATGGCGAACAACTTCCTGCAGCTGTTCTTCGGCTGGGAGGCGGTGGGCCTGGTCTCCTACCTGCTGATCGGTTTCTGGTACAAGCGCCCGACCGCGATCTACGCGAATCTGAAGGCGTTCATCGTGAACCGCGTCGGCGACTTCGGGTTCCTGATCGGGATCGCGGCGCTGGTGTTCTACGCCGGCAGCCTGAACTACACCGAGGTCTTCGCCGAGGCCGAGGGCATGCGCGACGCGACGATCACGTTGTGGCCGGGAATGACCTTTGGCCTGCTCGACGTCGCGCTGATCTTCCTGTTCATCGGTGCGATGGGCAAATCCGCACAGGTGCCGCTGCACGTATGGCTGCCCGACTCGATGGAGGGCCCGACGCCGATCTCGGCGCTGATCCATGCCGCGACCATGGTCACCGCTGGCATCTTCATGGTCGCGCGCATGTCGCCGCTTTACGAGTTCTCGGTAGCCGCACTGAGCTTCATTCTGGTGATCGGCGCGATCACCGCGTTCTTCATGGGGCTGATCGGTCTGGTGCAGAACGACATCAAGCGGGTGGTCGCGTATTCCACGCTTTCCCAGCTCGGCTACATGACGGTCGCACTGGGGGCCTCGGCCTACGCGGCCGGCCTGTTCCACCTGATGACCCACGCGTTCTTCAAGGCGCTGCTGTTCCTGGCGGCGGGCTCGGTAATCATCGCGATGCACCACCTGCAGGACATGCGGGCGATGGGCGGGCTGCGCCGGCACATGCCGATCACCTATGTGACCGCGCTGATCGGTTCGCTGGCGCTGATCGGTTTCCCGTTCTTCTCCGGCTTCTTTTCCAAGGACGCGATCATCGAGGCGGTCGGCTACTCCGAGATCCCGGGGGCGACCTTCGCCTACTGGATGGTGCTGTTCGGGGTGTTCGTGACCGCGCTGTACACCTTCCGCATGTTCTTCCTGGTGTTCCACGGCGAAGAGCGTTACGACCAGGCGCACAAGTACATGCCGGACCATGGCGACGACCACGCTGACGATCACCATCACGACCACGGACCGCTAAAGCCAAAGGAATCGCCCTGGGTGGTCACCGTGCCGCTGATCCTGCTGGCGATCCCGTCGGTGGTGGCCGGCTATTTCATCGGTCCGATGCTGTTCGGCGACTTCTTCGCGGGCAGCCTCTTCGTGCTGGAAGAACACGACGTGCTGGGAATGAAGGGCGAGAGCTACACCGGTGTCCTGGCCTTCGTGCTGCACGGCCTGATGCTGCCGGCTTTCTGGCTCGCGATCGCCGGTCTGGTCACGGCCTGGTATCTGTACATGAAACGCCCGGATCTGCCCGGGGTGATCGCCGACCGGATGCGCCTGGCTGTGCGGATCCTCGAGGAAAAGTACTACGCCGACCGCTTCAACGACCGGGTGTTCGCCGGCGGTACGCGTCGCCTGGGCCACTGGCTCTGGCGCTACGGCGATGCGCTGGTGATCGACGGGGTGCTGGTCAACGGCACCGCGCGTTCGGTCGGCTGGATCGCCGCGCGGGTGCGCGCGGTACAGACCGGCTTCCTCTACCACTATGCGTTCGTGATGATCATCGGCCTGCTGGTCCTGATCTTCGCCTTCGTGATCTGA
- the nusA gene encoding transcription termination factor NusA — MNKEILLVVDAVSNEKGVDKSVIFEALESALAMATRKRHGGKMDVRVKIDRATGDYEAFRRWTVIDDDDPEFESPDHQILLSYARQKYPEIAVGEVIEEPVEAVDFGRIAAQTAKQVIVQKVREAERAKVLDEYKSRVGTLVMGIVKRTDRNGVYLDLGNNAEALVPREHMIPRESVRNNDRLRGYLREIRPEARGPQLFVSRTVPEFLIELFKLEVPEVGQGIIEIMGAARDPGARAKIAVHSNDPRLDPVGACVGMRGSRVQSVSNELAGERIDIIVWNENPAQFVINAMSPAEVLSIVVDEEKQSMDIAVAEDKLSLAIGRGGQNVRLASQLTGWDLNVMTEAQAAEKSDAEAQQLQGQFMEALDVDEEVAAILVQEGFTTLDEVAYVDEQELLAIEEFDAEIVEELRARARDALLTRAIAAEEQLEGAQPGPDLLNMEGMTPLLANKLAAHGICTMEDLAEQAVDDVVEATGIDAEQAAELIMTARAPWFAEGA, encoded by the coding sequence ATGAACAAGGAGATCCTGCTGGTCGTCGACGCCGTCTCGAACGAGAAGGGCGTGGACAAGAGCGTTATCTTCGAGGCGCTGGAATCCGCGCTGGCGATGGCTACACGCAAGCGCCACGGTGGCAAAATGGATGTGCGGGTCAAGATCGACCGGGCCACCGGCGACTACGAGGCCTTTCGGCGCTGGACCGTAATCGACGACGACGATCCGGAGTTCGAATCGCCCGATCACCAGATCCTGCTTTCGTACGCGCGGCAGAAGTATCCGGAGATCGCGGTCGGCGAGGTGATCGAAGAACCGGTCGAGGCCGTGGATTTCGGACGCATCGCGGCCCAGACCGCGAAACAGGTGATCGTGCAGAAGGTGCGCGAGGCCGAGCGCGCGAAGGTGCTCGACGAGTACAAGTCGCGGGTGGGCACGCTCGTGATGGGCATCGTCAAGCGTACCGACCGCAACGGGGTATACCTGGACCTGGGCAACAATGCCGAGGCGCTGGTTCCGCGCGAGCACATGATTCCGCGCGAATCGGTGCGCAACAACGACCGGCTGCGCGGCTACCTGCGCGAGATTCGCCCGGAGGCGCGCGGTCCGCAGCTGTTCGTCAGCCGTACGGTTCCGGAATTCCTGATCGAGCTGTTCAAGCTGGAAGTGCCCGAGGTCGGGCAGGGCATCATCGAAATCATGGGCGCTGCGCGGGATCCCGGTGCGCGCGCGAAGATCGCGGTGCATTCCAACGACCCGCGGCTCGATCCGGTCGGCGCCTGCGTCGGCATGCGTGGCTCGCGGGTGCAGTCGGTGTCGAACGAACTCGCGGGCGAACGGATCGACATCATCGTCTGGAACGAGAATCCGGCGCAGTTCGTGATCAACGCGATGTCCCCGGCCGAGGTCCTGTCGATCGTGGTCGACGAGGAGAAACAGAGCATGGATATCGCGGTCGCCGAGGACAAGCTCTCGCTGGCAATCGGGCGCGGTGGCCAGAACGTTCGTCTCGCGTCCCAGCTCACCGGCTGGGACTTGAACGTCATGACCGAGGCGCAGGCGGCGGAGAAGAGCGACGCAGAGGCACAGCAATTGCAGGGGCAGTTCATGGAGGCCCTGGATGTCGACGAGGAGGTCGCCGCAATCCTGGTGCAGGAAGGTTTCACCACGCTCGACGAGGTTGCTTATGTCGACGAGCAGGAATTGCTCGCGATCGAGGAATTCGATGCCGAGATCGTCGAGGAGCTGCGGGCTCGGGCGCGTGACGCGCTGCTTACCCGTGCGATCGCCGCCGAGGAACAGCTCGAGGGCGCCCAGCCGGGTCCGGACCTATTGAACATGGAAGGCATGACGCCGTTGCTGGCCAACAAGCTGGCGGCGCACGGAATCTGCACCATGGAGGATCTGGCCGAGCAGGCGGTCGATGACGTGGTGGAGGCGACGGGCATCGATGCCGAGCAGGCGGCCGAGTTGATCATGACGGCGCGCGCGCCGTGGTTCGCCGAGGGCGCGTGA
- the nuoK gene encoding NADH-quinone oxidoreductase subunit NuoK, translated as MITLSHYLVLAALLFSISVAGIFLNRKNVIVLLMCIELMLLAVNINFIAFSFFLQDLAGQVFVFFILTVAAAEAAIGLAILVLLFRNRRTINVQDLDAMKG; from the coding sequence ATGATTACGCTGTCGCACTACCTGGTGCTCGCCGCGCTGCTGTTTTCGATCAGCGTGGCCGGCATCTTCCTGAACCGAAAGAACGTGATCGTTCTGCTGATGTGCATCGAGCTGATGCTGCTCGCGGTGAACATCAACTTCATCGCGTTCTCGTTCTTTCTGCAGGATCTCGCGGGCCAGGTTTTCGTGTTCTTCATCCTGACCGTCGCGGCGGCCGAAGCGGCGATCGGGCTGGCGATCCTCGTGCTGCTGTTCCGCAATCGACGCACCATCAACGTCCAGGATCTGGACGCAATGAAGGGGTAG
- the infB gene encoding translation initiation factor IF-2 produces the protein MSQMTVQQLAESVGTPVDRLIGQLKEAGVEVDGPAAKVTDAQKLRLLEYLRETHGGERSEGGRMTLKRRATTQTLKVSAGQGRTKTVSVEVRKRRQILRREPEREVAAPVPEPEVAAAEPEMEAAPTVAPEAAPVTETHEPEVPVTEAPEPRPEPAAEMHEEPEEPVAAAPAELPSDLEEPEPASPEPAAEPEEVEPEKAATVPDEGEAEASTQPGSRRALSRTEQLARQVEAEREAMRRAVEQRQQEQEERKVRQERRQREEAEAAARAKAEEQRRLEKEEAQRLLAEKEAKARQEAAGKAEPGRKKGRRGGRDEGGRKELHVAGDRRGRRDKGRSRVAQTAAAAAVASKHGFARPTAPVVREIEIPETITVGELAQAMAIKAPQLIKTLMQMGVMATINQSIDQDTAVLVVEEMGHKAVPAVARSIEDEISLEIHQTGEAKPRPSVVTVMGHVDHGKTSLLDYIRKAKVASGEAGGITQHIGAYHVETPKGGITFLDTPGHAAFTAMRARGAKATDIVILVVAADDGVMPQTIEAVEHAKAGGVPLVVAVNKIDKPDADPDRVMNELSQHGVIPESWGGDTQFVPVSALNGQGIDELLDAVGLQAEVMELQAPDEGPARGVVIESRLDKGRGPVATVLVQAGRLQHGDILLSGQEYGRVRAMFDDTGTAVKQVGPSMPVEILGLSGVPNAGDEVLVVADEKTAREVAAHRETRQREHKLAAQQASKLENIFNQMKEGQVATVNILLKTDVQGSAEALRDALVKLSTDEVRVKVVSTGVGGISESDINLAMASQAIIIAFNVRADAGARRLAAENEIDIRYYSVIYEAIEDVKQALSGLLAPEMREEIVGLAEVRDVFKASGFGAVAGCLVVEGTVKRGNPIRVLRDNVVIFEGELESLRRFKDDVNEVKTGTECGIAVKNYNDVRPGDQIEVYQRVEVARSL, from the coding sequence ATGTCGCAGATGACAGTACAGCAACTCGCGGAGTCGGTGGGGACACCGGTGGACCGCCTCATTGGCCAGCTCAAGGAAGCGGGCGTCGAGGTGGATGGTCCTGCCGCGAAGGTGACTGATGCGCAGAAACTGCGCCTGCTCGAATACCTGCGGGAGACCCACGGTGGCGAGCGCAGCGAAGGCGGACGCATGACGTTGAAGCGCCGGGCGACTACGCAGACGCTGAAGGTGAGCGCTGGCCAGGGGCGGACGAAGACGGTGAGTGTCGAGGTACGCAAGCGTCGGCAGATCCTGCGGCGCGAGCCTGAGCGCGAGGTCGCGGCGCCCGTTCCCGAACCCGAGGTTGCGGCCGCAGAGCCGGAGATGGAAGCTGCGCCGACGGTTGCACCGGAGGCGGCACCGGTGACCGAAACGCACGAGCCCGAGGTTCCGGTGACGGAAGCCCCCGAGCCCCGGCCCGAACCGGCGGCCGAGATGCACGAAGAACCCGAGGAGCCGGTTGCAGCGGCCCCGGCGGAACTGCCCTCGGATCTCGAGGAACCGGAGCCTGCTTCCCCCGAACCCGCGGCTGAGCCGGAAGAGGTCGAGCCCGAGAAGGCCGCGACCGTGCCGGATGAAGGGGAGGCTGAAGCAAGCACCCAGCCTGGGTCCCGTAGGGCTCTGAGCCGTACCGAACAGCTCGCCAGGCAGGTCGAGGCCGAGCGGGAAGCGATGCGGCGGGCGGTCGAACAGCGGCAGCAGGAACAGGAAGAACGCAAGGTCCGCCAGGAGCGTCGGCAGCGTGAAGAGGCCGAGGCGGCGGCTCGGGCGAAGGCCGAGGAGCAGCGCCGTCTGGAGAAGGAAGAAGCCCAGCGCCTGTTGGCCGAGAAGGAGGCCAAGGCCCGCCAGGAAGCGGCGGGCAAGGCCGAGCCGGGACGGAAGAAGGGACGCCGTGGCGGCCGTGACGAGGGCGGCCGCAAGGAACTGCACGTAGCCGGCGATCGACGTGGCCGCCGCGACAAGGGGCGCAGCCGGGTTGCGCAGACGGCTGCGGCCGCAGCAGTGGCCAGCAAGCATGGCTTCGCCCGGCCGACCGCGCCCGTGGTGCGCGAGATTGAGATTCCGGAAACCATCACCGTCGGCGAGTTGGCTCAGGCGATGGCGATCAAGGCCCCGCAGCTGATCAAGACGCTGATGCAGATGGGCGTGATGGCCACGATCAACCAGAGTATCGATCAGGACACCGCGGTGCTGGTGGTCGAGGAAATGGGCCATAAGGCGGTCCCCGCGGTCGCCCGCAGCATCGAGGACGAGATCAGCCTGGAGATCCATCAGACCGGTGAGGCGAAGCCACGTCCGTCGGTGGTGACCGTGATGGGCCATGTCGATCATGGCAAGACGTCGTTGCTGGATTACATCCGCAAGGCCAAGGTTGCATCGGGCGAGGCTGGAGGAATCACCCAGCATATCGGTGCCTACCACGTGGAGACGCCCAAGGGCGGGATCACCTTCCTGGATACCCCCGGCCACGCGGCGTTCACCGCGATGCGCGCGCGCGGCGCGAAGGCGACCGACATCGTGATCCTGGTGGTCGCGGCCGACGACGGGGTGATGCCGCAGACGATCGAGGCCGTCGAGCATGCGAAGGCCGGCGGTGTACCGCTGGTCGTCGCGGTCAACAAGATCGACAAGCCGGACGCGGACCCGGATCGGGTGATGAACGAACTCTCCCAGCACGGGGTTATTCCCGAATCCTGGGGCGGGGACACCCAGTTCGTGCCGGTTTCCGCGCTGAATGGCCAGGGGATCGACGAACTGCTCGATGCCGTTGGCCTGCAGGCAGAGGTGATGGAATTGCAGGCCCCCGACGAGGGGCCGGCGCGTGGCGTCGTGATCGAGTCGCGTCTGGACAAGGGGCGTGGCCCGGTGGCCACCGTACTGGTCCAGGCCGGCCGCCTGCAGCATGGCGACATCCTGCTCAGTGGGCAGGAATACGGCCGTGTGCGCGCGATGTTCGACGACACCGGGACCGCGGTGAAGCAGGTGGGACCATCGATGCCGGTGGAAATCCTTGGCCTGTCCGGGGTGCCGAACGCCGGCGACGAAGTGCTGGTGGTCGCGGACGAAAAGACTGCGCGCGAGGTCGCCGCGCACCGCGAGACCCGGCAGCGCGAGCACAAGCTGGCCGCGCAGCAGGCTTCGAAGCTGGAGAACATCTTCAACCAGATGAAGGAAGGTCAGGTCGCGACGGTCAACATTTTGCTGAAGACCGACGTCCAGGGTTCCGCCGAGGCGTTGCGTGATGCCCTCGTGAAGCTCTCGACCGACGAGGTGCGGGTGAAGGTCGTGTCCACCGGGGTGGGCGGGATCTCCGAGTCCGACATCAACCTCGCGATGGCGAGCCAGGCGATCATCATCGCCTTCAACGTCCGTGCCGATGCCGGTGCGCGTCGGCTGGCCGCGGAGAACGAGATCGACATCCGCTACTACTCGGTGATCTACGAGGCGATCGAAGACGTGAAGCAGGCACTGTCCGGCCTGCTGGCGCCGGAGATGCGCGAGGAGATCGTCGGGCTGGCCGAAGTACGCGACGTGTTCAAGGCCTCCGGCTTCGGGGCGGTTGCCGGCTGCCTGGTGGTCGAGGGTACGGTCAAGCGTGGCAACCCGATCCGCGTGCTGCGCGACAATGTCGTGATCTTCGAGGGCGAGCTCGAGAGCCTGCGGCGGTTCAAGGATGACGTGAACGAGGTGAAGACCGGCACCGAGTGCGGCATCGCAGTGAAGAACTACAACGACGTGCGTCCGGGCGACCAGATCGAGGTCTACCAGCGCGTCGAAGTCGCGCGGTCGCTGTAA